A stretch of DNA from Nitrospinota bacterium:
CATTCCTCTTATTTCATTTGTATCAGCACGCTTAACCTTTCTGTTTACTTTTATTAAACCTAACCCCTTAAGAACTAACCTTTGTTTCTTAGGTCTCCCAATAGGGCTCTTTTTCAATGTGATCTCTAATTCCTTAGCCATTATCTAACCTTTTAAGATAGAAATTCTTCTACTTTCTTTCCCCTTATTTTTGCAACCTCCTCGGGGCTTCTTAACATCTTCAGTCCAGTCATA
This window harbors:
- the rpmD gene encoding 50S ribosomal protein L30, producing MAKELEITLKKSPIGRPKKQRLVLKGLGLIKVNRKVKRADTNEIRGMINKVSHLVEVREL